A single genomic interval of Anopheles marshallii chromosome 2, idAnoMarsDA_429_01, whole genome shotgun sequence harbors:
- the LOC128709376 gene encoding uncharacterized protein LOC128709376 — MNFPVAFVCFAALIGVVVGGPISMSNNNIGDIVKVNVDADVDIKSEINVDLVNVIAELLLELRDVNVNTCSRSSEETSEETSEETSEETSEETSEETSEETSEETSEETSEETSEETSEETSEETSEETKTSEEASEESMPGPMPYQKLMHSLVQSRPDGYDAPGITKEQKEQLYRQHVEQLVQKHMNDLQ, encoded by the exons atgaattttCCTGTAGCCTTCGTATGTTTCGCGGCTCTGATTGGTGTGGTCGTGGGAGGGCCAATATCgatgagcaacaacaacattggaGACATTGTGAAAGTAAACGTTGATGCCGATGTGGACATCAAGAGCGAGATCAATGTAGATCTGGTGAATGTGATTGCGGAGCTGTTGCTTGAGCTGAGGGACGTTAACGTGAACACTTGCTCACGATCTTCGGAGGAAACCAGCGAGGAGACCAGCGAGGAGACCAGCGAGGAGACCAGCGAGGAGACCAGCGAGGAGACCAGCGAAGAAACCAGCGAGGAAACCAGCGAGGAAACCAGCGAGGAGACCAGCGAGGAAACCAGCGAGGAAACCAGCGAGGAGACCAGCGAGGAGACCA AGACAAGTGAGGAAGCCAGCGAGGAAAGCATGCCTGGGCCGATGCCCTACCAAAAGCTTATGCATTCACTCGTTCAATCTAGACCCGATGGTTATGATGCACCGGGAATTACCAAAGAACAAAAAGAGCAGCTCTATCGTCAACATGTGGAACAACTTGTCCAAAAACATATGAACGATCTTCAGTGA